A portion of the Ascochyta rabiei chromosome 13, complete sequence genome contains these proteins:
- a CDS encoding Cellobiose dehydrogenase (acceptor) — protein MRSTIVGSAVALLGLFHTVTAASTTPVAYTDPNTGIDFQLLNANGNYTVAIALPETIDTDLIAQLVVPISKTGAWGAVSLGGGMLNHLLLVAWANGEEVVSTFRIAGAYANPPVYDATAVSALPIANGTFVNSTHFSYTFLCKGCIVGGTTTFTKTDENPVLGWALSSSNPTTPSDPGSALPYHDAGFGLYGQKASAAQSASFETWASWASAATGNGTAPVTPPTGNGTSVVPTISNSTYDVIVAGGGPAGIIAAERIAEAGLSVLLVERGPANTVALGSSEGLEWNNTLTQYDVPALGSSLSAIPGTKICSDTASMAGCLLGGSSSINGENFIRPPERDFKNWPAGWSWNDVSEAADRLYSRNPGTTQPSADGKHYDDMAYTTVSSYLGEQGWTELDSIKTPNEKRMVYSRPAWSITNNLRAGPARTYMPFAQDLENFTLKLETKVIQVKRTGSSVTGVLVELADGSQQIINLKQGGKVVLASGALSTPRILWNSGIGKSDALKIVQGGTTGVQLPDEADWIDLPVGHGLKDHAQAPLQFKTAANYTAYKYDDIASNPVESDVDLYYKGSGILTQAAQRMHLWTSVNGTDGKERFLQGTVSSMKDDTVTIKSFLTHGSSSTGELGITASGNTVLSVKPWLADPADKEALSGFIQWWIDITSQGNSTVDATMTLVGTPESILANDLISGDHWVGTTKMGIDDGRSNGTSVVDTDTKVYGTDNLFVVDASIHPDLPTGNTQAIIMVVAEHAAEKIAAFKVANGTASATPFVPSPSTTPEAATPSGSDVSSNAADKEYTLKEFIAFLEDVTAGTH, from the coding sequence ATGCGTTCTACAATCGTAGGTTCGGCGGTGGCCCTTCTTGGGCTCTTCCACACGGTGACCGCAGCATCGACCACCCCTGTCGCATACACCGATCCAAACACCGGCATTGATTTCCAACTACTCAATGCCAATGGCAACTACACCGTCGCTATTGCTCTCCCTGAGACAATTGATACGGACTTGATCGCCCAGCTTGTTGTACCGATCAGCAAGACAGGAGCATGGGGAGCTGTTTCGCTTGGCGGAGGCATGCTGAACCATCTCTTGCTCGTGGCTTGGGCCAACGGCGAGGAGGTCGTCAGCACCTTCCGTATCGCGGGCGCATATGCTAACCCGCCTGTCTACGATGCCACTGCGGTCAGCGCATTGCCCATCGCGAACGGAACCTTTGTCAACAGCACTCACTTCTCCTACACCTTCCTCTGCAAGGGTTGCATCGTCGGCGGTACCACAACTTTCACAAAGACTGATGAGAACCCTGTGCTCGGATGGGCGCTCTCGTCCTCAAACCCTACCACTCCCTCTGATCCTGGCAGTGCACTTCCCTATCACGATGCTGGTTTTGGCCTGTACGGCCAGAAGGCCTCCGCTGCTCAGTCAGCAAGTTTCGAGACCTGGGCTTCGTGGGCCTCCGCGGCTACCGGTAATGGCACTGCTCCCGTCACTCCGCCCACCGGTAACGGCACGAGTGTTGTGCCCACGATTTCGAACTCAACCTACGATGTTATTGTCGCTGGAGGTGGTCCTGCTGGTATCATCGCGGCTGAGCGTATTGCTGAGGCTGGCCTAAGCGTCCTTCTGGTCGAGCGTGGTCCCGCCAACACCGTCGCCCTGGGATCTTCCGAGGGTTTGGAATGGAACAACACATTGACGCAATATGATGTCCCAGCTCTTGGAAGCAGCTTGTCTGCCATCCCTGGTACTAAGATATGTAGTGACACCGCCTCCATGGCTGGATGTCTTCTTGGAGGCTCAAGCTCTATCAACGGGGAGAACTTCATTCGCCCTCCTGAGCGCGATTTCAAGAACTGGCCTGCTGGCTGGTCCTGGAATGACGTGAGTGAAGCTGCAGATCGTTTGTACTCCCGGAACCCTGGCACTACTCAGCCTTCGGCTGACGGAAAGCACTACGATGACATGGCTTACACCACTGTGTCTTCCTACCTAGGCGAACAAGGCTGGACCGAGCTCGACTCCATCAAGACCCCCAACGAGAAGCGCATGGTTTACTCTCGCCCAGCATGGTCTATCACCAACAATCTCCGTGCTGGTCCTGCCAGGACCTACATGCCCTTCGCCCAGGACCTTGAGAACTTCACCCTCAAGCTCGAGACTAAGGTTATCCAGGTTAAGCGCACAGGCAGCAGTGTCACTGGTGTTCTCGTTGAGCTTGCAGATGGCAGCCAGCAAATTATCAACCTGAAACAAGGTGGCAAGGTTGTCCTCGCTAGTGGAGCTCTTTCAACCCCTAGGATCCTATGGAACTCTGGAATTGGCAAGTCTGATGCTCTGAAGATCGTCCAGGGTGGTACTACTGGTGTTCAGCTCCCCGACGAAGCCGATTGGATTGACCTTCCCGTGGGCCACGGCCTCAAGGATCACGCCCAGGCTCCTCTGCAGTTCAAAACTGCCGCAAACTACACTGCCTACAAGTATGATGACATTGCATCCAACCCTGTTGAATCCGATGTAGACCTCTACTACAAAGGCTCCGGTATTTTGACCCAGGCTGCGCAGAGGATGCACCTGTGGACATCCGTGAACGGTACTGATGGTAAGGAGCGCTTCCTTCAGGGAACCGTTAGCTCCATGAAGGATGACACCGTCACGATCAAGAGCTTCCTCACACACGGAAGTTCCTCCACTGGTGAGCTTGGTATCACAGCTAGTGGCAACACTGTCCTCAGTGTGAAACCTTGGTTGGCCGACCCCGCTGACAAGGAGGCTCTCTCTGGCTTCATCCAGTGGTGGATCGACATTACCAGCCAGGGTAACAGCACTGTTGATGCGACCATGACTCTAGTCGGCACGCCTGAATCCATCCTCGCCAACGACTTGATCTCTGGTGACCATTGGGTCGGTACCACCAAGATGGGTATTGATGATGGACGCAGCAACGGCACTAGCGTTGTAGACACCGACACCAAGGTCTACGGCACTGACAACCTATTCGTCGTTGACGCTTCCATCCACCCCGACCTGCCTACTGGCAACACCCAGGCTATCATCATGGTTGTCGCCGAGCACGCAGCCGAGAAAATTGCCGCGTTCAAGGTTGCTAATGGCACCGCCTCTGCCACCCCATTTGTTCCTTCCCCGTCGACCACGCCTGAAGCTGCCACACCCTCAGGTTCGGACGTTTCTTCGAATGCAGCTGACAAGGAGTACACTCTCAAAGAGTTCATCGCGTTCCTCGAGGATGTTACTGCAGGTACCCACTAG